A window from Falsibacillus albus encodes these proteins:
- a CDS encoding MFS transporter, which yields MNSNAVSATIDEKTKSIWRSVPFVILLSNGLLLSIGNKIYELVLPLMMYEVTHSSVAMGTMRTAELLPNLLFAILIGVIVDRMNKKLWALSMIGIQAVLLMAMSLLAMAHIHFVWVYYGLGFMLMTFNYGYFNTQVSLIKLSVPACQLTSANAKFSFIESMIGIMGPVFTGLLFLLARFSDGILIASFMYLISFFLIRMLNIIEPVHGKSDFSMLDELKEGWTAFRKNSILYKTTMVTILLNSSFVVVSTTVIYFAKDHLHLDNSLLAILFSCAGIGGLASSLVANKFRSMFGLGKVLGISAIINGVSYFMMFLADSGALLAAALLIHGFATALNSVSVYTIRHEQTPTHLIGRITGITGTLFRVGMPFTMFASGFVIAWQGAPVVFISAAILNGVVFLSFLKSSLWGLE from the coding sequence ATGAATTCGAATGCTGTTTCAGCAACAATTGATGAAAAAACGAAAAGTATATGGAGAAGTGTTCCATTTGTTATTTTGCTCTCAAATGGCTTGCTCTTAAGTATAGGAAACAAAATATATGAATTGGTATTGCCGTTGATGATGTACGAAGTGACCCATTCCTCAGTTGCCATGGGCACAATGCGGACGGCAGAGCTGCTTCCGAATCTCCTGTTTGCTATTTTGATAGGTGTGATTGTAGACAGGATGAATAAAAAATTATGGGCATTATCGATGATTGGGATTCAAGCTGTACTGTTAATGGCCATGTCGTTGTTGGCTATGGCTCATATCCATTTTGTATGGGTATATTATGGGCTTGGATTTATGTTAATGACATTCAATTATGGGTATTTCAACACTCAAGTCAGCCTGATCAAATTATCGGTTCCTGCTTGTCAATTGACTTCTGCAAATGCAAAATTTTCATTCATTGAATCCATGATAGGGATAATGGGACCGGTGTTTACCGGGCTCCTTTTCCTGCTGGCCAGATTTTCTGATGGGATCCTCATTGCATCATTTATGTACTTAATCAGTTTTTTTCTCATCAGGATGCTGAATATAATAGAACCTGTTCATGGAAAAAGCGATTTTTCAATGTTGGATGAATTGAAGGAGGGATGGACAGCCTTTAGAAAAAATTCAATATTATACAAAACAACGATGGTTACCATTCTATTAAATTCGTCATTTGTCGTTGTGAGTACAACGGTCATATATTTTGCGAAAGATCATTTGCATTTGGACAATTCATTGCTCGCCATCCTTTTTTCTTGTGCCGGAATTGGAGGATTGGCTAGCAGTTTGGTCGCCAATAAATTCAGATCGATGTTCGGGCTTGGAAAAGTCTTAGGAATATCTGCGATTATCAACGGGGTTTCGTACTTCATGATGTTTCTTGCAGACTCCGGAGCACTGCTTGCTGCAGCGCTGCTGATCCATGGATTCGCAACAGCCTTGAATAGTGTGTCTGTATATACAATCAGACATGAGCAGACACCTACACATTTGATAGGGAGAATTACCGGAATCACAGGAACATTGTTTCGGGTTGGGATGCCATTCACAATGTTCGCATCGGGTTTTGTCATCGCATGGCAAGGTGCACCGGTCGTGTTCATCAGTGCAGCCATTTTAAATGGAGTTGTCTTCCTCTCATTTTTGAAATCATCCTTATGGGGATTGGAGTAG
- a CDS encoding ABC transporter substrate-binding protein, which produces MDRVKEDFLSLRKSYEHIPNGQTISVSMGELTRMFFCTPRNAKLLIAKMQANEWLTFVPGRGRGNFSQLTFSLDFNTAFLSEVKVLISEGKMENLSDLANTYDKTGVMKNAIVSLIQSHFGYHFEKKEDVQFECLRFPIFRSITTLDPAYAFFEFDSHIISQVFNTLVHFDAETNCFQPMLAHDWECTEDGLVWTFHIYKGIRFHDGRALTAQDIKHSFERLKSSPHRWLASSINEIEIITSTAVQFKMKTKNHLFLKYLSLPQMSILPYSDNESMSPLPIGTGPFRIAQFNKQKIYLEVNDHYFRPRPHFDRIEIIRLNQYWQPVDFQLEKIFFNHDEGIPYRNDHWEEMDLISEGCLVLTFNFRKKSIASTIHFRKSMSILIDRIRLVQELGGPRVSAADGFTRKHPPHPIHRTDDSKRPMRVEQLLLLSGYKGEQIIVTTFERHAQDANWIQAEAKMHGIDLEIRIVDLADLQMEETILETDCILYEAVFPFGEVSKFQDFLYENSFLRLHLDQSDLVFIEKKIDQLIIEPDKDIRENLVREIEKHMHDQCLVLFLVHKKIAATHHPSLRGVHLKRNGWIDFKELWIHPQKSF; this is translated from the coding sequence ATGGATCGAGTAAAGGAAGACTTTCTTTCTCTTCGAAAATCATATGAACATATTCCAAATGGGCAGACGATTTCCGTGTCGATGGGTGAACTGACCCGGATGTTTTTTTGTACACCACGTAATGCAAAGCTATTGATTGCTAAAATGCAGGCAAATGAATGGCTCACATTTGTACCGGGCAGAGGAAGAGGGAATTTTTCGCAGCTGACATTCTCATTGGATTTCAACACAGCATTCTTATCCGAAGTAAAGGTCCTCATTTCAGAAGGGAAGATGGAGAATTTATCAGACCTTGCAAATACATACGATAAAACGGGTGTCATGAAAAATGCAATCGTTTCACTTATACAAAGTCATTTCGGCTATCACTTTGAGAAAAAAGAAGATGTTCAATTTGAATGCTTAAGGTTTCCAATTTTCAGGTCCATTACTACGCTGGATCCTGCATATGCCTTCTTTGAATTTGACAGCCATATCATCAGTCAAGTCTTTAACACCCTTGTGCATTTCGATGCAGAAACAAACTGCTTTCAACCAATGCTTGCGCACGATTGGGAATGTACAGAAGACGGATTGGTTTGGACATTTCATATATACAAAGGTATTCGTTTCCATGATGGCAGAGCGCTGACAGCACAAGACATTAAACACTCGTTTGAAAGACTGAAATCAAGCCCGCACCGGTGGTTGGCATCTTCTATCAACGAAATAGAAATCATTACTTCAACAGCCGTTCAATTCAAGATGAAAACGAAAAACCATTTATTTTTGAAATATCTCTCCTTGCCACAGATGTCCATTCTTCCATACAGTGATAACGAATCGATGTCCCCTCTGCCAATCGGGACTGGCCCATTTCGGATAGCACAATTCAATAAACAAAAAATTTATTTGGAAGTAAACGACCATTACTTTCGGCCAAGGCCGCACTTCGATCGCATCGAGATCATACGATTGAACCAGTATTGGCAGCCGGTGGACTTTCAACTCGAAAAGATCTTCTTTAATCATGATGAAGGGATTCCATATCGAAACGATCATTGGGAAGAGATGGATTTGATTTCAGAGGGGTGCCTTGTGCTGACGTTTAATTTTCGCAAAAAATCGATTGCAAGCACTATCCATTTTAGAAAATCAATGTCCATCCTGATCGATCGTATCAGACTAGTTCAGGAATTAGGAGGCCCAAGGGTGTCTGCTGCAGATGGATTTACCCGAAAGCATCCCCCACATCCAATTCATCGCACAGATGATTCCAAGAGACCTATGCGTGTGGAACAATTATTGCTACTCTCCGGCTACAAAGGCGAACAGATAATCGTAACAACATTTGAACGCCATGCCCAAGATGCCAATTGGATCCAAGCTGAAGCTAAAATGCATGGGATCGATCTGGAAATCCGGATTGTCGATCTTGCTGATCTTCAAATGGAGGAGACCATCCTTGAAACGGATTGCATTTTGTACGAAGCTGTCTTTCCATTTGGTGAAGTAAGTAAATTTCAAGACTTTTTATATGAAAATAGCTTTCTCAGGCTCCATTTGGATCAATCTGATTTAGTCTTTATTGAGAAAAAGATAGACCAATTGATTATTGAGCCGGATAAGGACATAAGAGAAAATTTAGTGAGAGAGATCGAGAAACACATGCATGATCAATGCCTTGTCCTTTTCCTGGTCCATAAAAAGATAGCCGCAACCCACCATCCCTCCCTTAGAGGCGTACATCTGAAACGGAATGGGTGGATAGATTTCAAGGAATTATGGATACATCCCCAAAAATCATTTTAA
- a CDS encoding DUF4931 domain-containing protein — MHENHLIFNSSIAVQKPENILSKNTYCPFCEKDALTGVLAEKGEIIWLKNKYPVLEDTFQTVLIETADCEADLSEYSRPHLHTLFQFAFEKWRELEQDPRFKSVIFFKNHGPLSGGTIKHPHMQIVGLEKIDYRQKIKVEDFQGVSMDERKGVSWNVSSTPRIGFYEWNVKMQFGGDVSQLADFVQKTVYYIMHQYQFKCSSYNLFFYHLESNIYVKIMPRFVTSPIFVGYSIPQVPNSLNEVVRDIQEKHCH; from the coding sequence ATGCACGAAAATCATTTGATTTTTAATTCATCCATTGCGGTACAAAAACCTGAAAACATCCTCAGCAAGAATACCTACTGTCCCTTTTGCGAAAAGGATGCTCTTACTGGCGTCCTTGCCGAGAAGGGGGAGATCATTTGGTTGAAGAATAAGTATCCCGTTCTCGAAGATACATTCCAAACCGTGCTGATTGAAACTGCTGATTGTGAAGCTGATTTATCCGAATACAGCAGGCCCCATTTGCACACGTTGTTTCAATTTGCATTTGAAAAATGGAGGGAACTGGAACAGGACCCAAGGTTCAAATCCGTCATTTTCTTCAAAAATCATGGACCTTTATCCGGTGGTACGATTAAACATCCTCACATGCAGATTGTCGGATTGGAAAAAATCGATTACCGCCAAAAGATAAAAGTTGAAGATTTTCAAGGGGTATCCATGGATGAAAGAAAAGGGGTTTCTTGGAACGTTTCCAGCACTCCGAGGATCGGGTTTTATGAATGGAATGTCAAAATGCAATTTGGTGGAGATGTTTCACAGCTTGCGGACTTTGTCCAAAAGACTGTTTATTACATCATGCATCAGTATCAATTCAAATGCAGCAGCTATAATTTATTTTTTTATCATCTTGAATCAAACATATATGTAAAAATCATGCCTAGATTTGTTACATCACCAATCTTTGTGGGATACTCGATTCCGCAAGTCCCCAACTCGTTGAATGAGGTCGTGAGGGATATTCAAGAAAAACACTGTCATTAA
- a CDS encoding MaoC/PaaZ C-terminal domain-containing protein, with protein sequence MKQELPNINKPVITHSQLVKYAGASGDFNPIHTVVPVAKEAGLKDCIAHGMLVMGMAGQALGTWFPRESLRGFKVRFQKMTYPGEVLTVKGRLIEGELDKDGLGLSRGEISVENEEGEVKLSGSFNVLQK encoded by the coding sequence ATGAAGCAGGAGTTGCCGAATATTAATAAGCCGGTAATAACCCATTCACAATTGGTTAAGTATGCTGGAGCATCCGGTGATTTCAATCCCATACATACTGTTGTCCCAGTTGCGAAGGAAGCTGGATTAAAGGATTGTATCGCACATGGCATGCTTGTGATGGGAATGGCTGGCCAAGCATTGGGAACATGGTTTCCACGGGAAAGCTTACGGGGGTTTAAAGTCCGCTTTCAAAAGATGACCTACCCAGGAGAAGTATTGACAGTAAAAGGTAGATTGATAGAAGGTGAGCTTGACAAAGATGGGTTGGGACTGTCCAGAGGAGAGATCAGCGTCGAAAATGAGGAAGGGGAAGTAAAGCTTTCCGGTAGTTTTAATGTTCTTCAAAAATAG
- a CDS encoding fatty acid--CoA ligase: MYPTIGDVFEQSVKRSPKKEALVDMTRQKRWTFEEWNDDVNRAANALLQEGVRKGDRVSTFLYNGSELAIVFFACAKIGAVLNPINFRLKSEEVAYILNDAAPKVVLFEPMLSDQIECIHERFPHSSFWCTDINPPTFAKGFWDLIVSASDVLPKQDVDEKDLYAIMYTSGTTGRPKGVLHRHRDMVEQSLVCLAVKKLGPNDIGLVAAPMFHCAELHCCFLPRVHVGAKNVIIHHFDPANVVDVINKEGITTMFGAPTMWNMLLQQDFKKETIPTLRVGLYGAAPMAPVLVMAVKEKLGIDLIQAYGQTEMGPAVTFLLEDEQITKAGSAGKACFNHEIRVVRTNEKGPSEPDDILPPGEVGEIIMRGPSMMAGYFNREEATEKALYKGWYHSSDLGFMDHEGYLYIADRVDDMIISGGENVYPREVEDFLHEHEGILDVAVLGEPHEKWGEQVAAFIVLKESVSLTAEELDVFCKNSSKLADYKRPRNYRFVKALPRNASGKIQKFLLREQLNEIHQ; encoded by the coding sequence ATGTATCCTACGATAGGCGATGTATTTGAACAATCCGTCAAAAGATCCCCTAAAAAAGAGGCATTGGTCGATATGACCCGGCAAAAACGGTGGACATTCGAGGAATGGAACGATGATGTTAATCGTGCTGCCAATGCATTGCTTCAGGAAGGAGTAAGAAAGGGAGATCGTGTGTCTACCTTCTTATATAATGGAAGTGAACTCGCGATCGTCTTTTTTGCCTGCGCCAAAATTGGGGCAGTGCTGAATCCGATCAATTTCCGTTTGAAATCCGAAGAGGTCGCGTACATCTTAAACGACGCAGCGCCAAAAGTAGTTCTTTTTGAACCCATGCTCTCGGATCAAATCGAATGCATCCATGAGCGTTTTCCCCATTCTTCCTTTTGGTGTACCGACATAAATCCTCCTACCTTTGCAAAAGGTTTTTGGGACTTGATTGTAAGCGCTTCAGATGTATTGCCGAAGCAGGACGTAGATGAAAAAGATCTTTACGCCATCATGTATACGAGCGGTACGACGGGTAGACCAAAAGGAGTGCTCCATCGCCATCGTGATATGGTAGAGCAAAGCCTCGTTTGCTTGGCTGTTAAGAAGCTAGGTCCGAACGACATAGGATTAGTGGCAGCACCTATGTTTCATTGTGCCGAGCTGCACTGCTGTTTCTTGCCGAGGGTGCATGTCGGGGCGAAAAATGTGATCATCCATCATTTTGACCCGGCCAATGTAGTGGATGTTATAAATAAAGAGGGAATCACAACGATGTTTGGGGCGCCGACGATGTGGAACATGCTCCTACAGCAAGATTTCAAAAAGGAAACGATTCCTACATTAAGGGTAGGTCTCTATGGAGCGGCGCCAATGGCTCCTGTCCTTGTCATGGCTGTCAAGGAAAAGCTTGGAATCGATTTGATCCAAGCATATGGCCAGACGGAGATGGGACCAGCCGTCACCTTCTTGCTTGAAGATGAGCAAATCACGAAAGCAGGATCTGCAGGAAAAGCTTGTTTCAACCATGAGATAAGAGTAGTCCGGACGAATGAAAAAGGTCCCTCTGAACCAGATGACATTTTGCCACCGGGGGAAGTTGGAGAAATCATCATGAGGGGCCCTTCGATGATGGCTGGATACTTCAATCGTGAGGAAGCGACAGAAAAGGCTCTTTACAAAGGATGGTATCATTCCAGCGATTTAGGGTTCATGGACCATGAAGGCTACTTATACATTGCAGATCGAGTGGACGACATGATCATAAGCGGTGGGGAGAATGTGTACCCTCGGGAAGTAGAAGATTTTCTTCATGAACATGAAGGGATCCTGGATGTCGCGGTTCTTGGCGAACCTCATGAAAAGTGGGGAGAACAGGTGGCTGCCTTTATCGTTCTGAAAGAATCGGTAAGCTTGACTGCAGAAGAATTGGACGTTTTCTGTAAGAACAGTTCGAAGCTGGCTGATTACAAGCGGCCAAGGAACTATCGATTTGTGAAAGCCCTTCCTCGAAATGCAAGCGGTAAAATCCAAAAATTCCTGCTGAGGGAGCAGCTGAACGAGATTCATCAATAG
- a CDS encoding SDR family NAD(P)-dependent oxidoreductase, whose amino-acid sequence MLENQVAIITGSGRGVGRAVALQMAKSGAKVVVSDRDEAPTMEVVEEIRSNGGEALAFPGDVTDSHFAAEIMKTAAETFGGIDILVNNAGYTWDGMIHKMTDEQFQAMLDIHLIAPFKLIREAAPYFREAGKKDIENGTPKYRKIVNVSSVAGVMGNVGQANYSSAKAGLIGLTKTVAREWGAFNVNCNAVAFGLIDTRLTQKKEIGEKVNGVEVGIPEKVRTMFEKSIPQGRGGTPDEAAQGIFYLASPLSNYTNGQVLHINGGWYT is encoded by the coding sequence ATGCTGGAAAATCAAGTGGCCATCATAACAGGTTCAGGAAGAGGTGTAGGAAGGGCGGTTGCCCTGCAAATGGCAAAATCCGGGGCGAAGGTCGTCGTATCCGATCGCGATGAAGCTCCAACGATGGAGGTTGTGGAAGAAATACGCTCGAATGGAGGAGAAGCTTTGGCTTTTCCTGGAGATGTAACAGATTCTCATTTCGCTGCAGAAATCATGAAAACAGCTGCTGAAACGTTTGGCGGCATTGATATTCTAGTCAACAATGCGGGATACACTTGGGACGGAATGATTCACAAGATGACAGATGAGCAATTTCAGGCGATGCTTGATATTCATCTGATTGCCCCATTTAAGCTCATTCGTGAAGCAGCGCCATATTTCCGCGAAGCAGGGAAAAAGGACATCGAAAATGGCACCCCGAAGTATCGAAAGATCGTCAACGTTTCATCCGTTGCCGGGGTAATGGGAAATGTTGGACAAGCAAACTATTCCTCTGCAAAAGCTGGCCTGATCGGTTTAACCAAAACGGTCGCTAGGGAATGGGGTGCATTCAATGTGAATTGCAATGCAGTGGCGTTTGGTTTAATTGATACGCGGCTGACACAAAAGAAGGAAATCGGAGAAAAAGTGAATGGCGTTGAAGTGGGGATCCCTGAGAAAGTTAGGACGATGTTTGAAAAGTCCATCCCACAAGGAAGAGGAGGCACACCTGACGAGGCTGCACAAGGAATATTTTACTTGGCATCCCCACTATCCAATTATACAAATGGTCAAGTCCTCCATATTAACGGAGGGTGGTATACGTGA
- a CDS encoding long-chain fatty acid--CoA ligase, whose protein sequence is MMNTQLTLTSFIQRAEKYFPQKQIISRTLSGIHRFTYGQYVKRTKRLASALTSLGMEKGMKIGTFAWNHHRHLEAYFAVPCSGAVLHMINIRLSPEHLTYVINHAEDKILLIDEDLIPLIENIQDKLATVEKYIIMTDKQELPETSLSPVYSYEDLLQKSDENHPFDEHLDENAPAGMCYTSATTGNPKGVVYSHRGIYLHSMSIGLVDTLGISERDTCMPVVPMFHANAWGMPFAAVWFGANQVFPGPGMTPAIIAELITQEKVTFTAGVPTIWLGLLKELEKGDYDISSLRALICGGAAAPKSVIRAFENKYHVPFIHGYGMTETSPVATLSTLKSGMVDASKEEIIEVRAKQGLVVPGLDIKIVNENGEVPWDGKTMGELLIRGPWVADEYYKDDRSADAFKDGWLYTGDIAVMDMEGCIKIMDRTKDLIKSGGEWISSVDLENALMSHEAVFEAAVVAVPHEKWQERPVACVVLKDDYHGKVSKDELLEYLSRQFAKWWLPDDVLFMEEIPKTSVGKFLKRALRDQLKEQYSNN, encoded by the coding sequence ATGATGAACACTCAGCTTACATTGACTTCATTTATTCAGCGGGCAGAAAAATACTTTCCTCAAAAACAAATCATTTCCCGTACATTATCCGGCATTCACCGCTTTACATACGGACAATATGTAAAAAGAACGAAGAGGCTGGCTTCTGCACTGACATCCCTTGGGATGGAAAAAGGAATGAAAATCGGGACATTCGCTTGGAACCACCACCGTCATTTGGAGGCCTATTTTGCTGTCCCTTGCAGCGGGGCTGTTCTCCACATGATCAACATCAGATTGTCGCCTGAACATCTTACCTATGTGATCAATCATGCAGAAGACAAAATTTTATTAATAGATGAAGATCTGATTCCATTGATTGAAAATATTCAAGATAAACTTGCCACAGTGGAAAAATATATCATCATGACCGATAAGCAAGAACTCCCCGAAACTTCATTATCACCAGTTTATTCCTACGAAGATTTATTGCAAAAAAGCGACGAAAACCATCCATTTGATGAACACCTCGATGAAAATGCTCCCGCCGGAATGTGCTATACATCAGCGACGACAGGAAATCCGAAAGGTGTCGTATATTCACACCGTGGCATATACCTTCACAGTATGTCGATCGGGCTGGTGGATACGCTTGGGATCTCGGAAAGGGATACTTGCATGCCGGTAGTGCCGATGTTTCATGCCAATGCTTGGGGCATGCCGTTTGCTGCCGTCTGGTTTGGGGCTAACCAAGTTTTTCCCGGTCCTGGCATGACACCGGCTATCATCGCTGAATTGATCACACAGGAAAAGGTCACTTTCACCGCTGGGGTTCCAACCATTTGGCTCGGACTGTTGAAGGAGCTTGAAAAGGGGGATTATGACATCAGCAGCTTAAGGGCATTGATTTGCGGAGGCGCTGCTGCCCCTAAAAGCGTGATCAGGGCATTTGAAAACAAATACCATGTTCCTTTCATTCATGGATATGGGATGACGGAAACAAGCCCTGTCGCTACATTGTCCACACTGAAAAGCGGGATGGTGGACGCCTCGAAGGAAGAAATTATCGAAGTGCGGGCCAAGCAGGGTCTGGTCGTGCCAGGACTGGATATCAAAATCGTGAATGAAAATGGTGAGGTACCATGGGATGGCAAGACGATGGGGGAATTACTCATACGCGGCCCTTGGGTTGCAGATGAGTATTACAAAGATGATAGAAGTGCTGATGCTTTTAAGGATGGGTGGCTGTACACAGGCGATATAGCAGTGATGGACATGGAAGGATGCATCAAAATCATGGATCGGACCAAAGATTTGATCAAAAGTGGTGGAGAATGGATTTCTTCAGTGGATTTGGAAAATGCTCTTATGTCGCATGAAGCTGTTTTCGAGGCAGCAGTTGTAGCTGTCCCGCATGAAAAGTGGCAGGAGAGGCCGGTTGCATGCGTCGTTTTGAAAGACGATTATCATGGCAAGGTTTCAAAGGATGAGCTCCTCGAATATCTGTCCCGCCAATTTGCCAAGTGGTGGCTTCCGGATGATGTTCTATTCATGGAAGAAATTCCGAAGACTTCTGTCGGGAAATTTTTAAAAAGAGCGCTAAGAGATCAATTAAAAGAGCAGTATTCAAATAACTGA
- a CDS encoding FAS1-like dehydratase domain-containing protein, with product MNAASNKEGIRTKEFSFTVERGKIKEFAQAIGDPNPIYYELDAALEQGFQDIPVPPTFATVMEMWGGLDFEQLIELLEMNPLNVLHGEQEYEYFRTICSGEVITGQMVVAKHFQKGKMDFFKLETQFRDQYGEIVLIARSTVIERH from the coding sequence ATGAACGCAGCTTCCAACAAGGAAGGGATACGAACTAAAGAATTTTCATTCACAGTGGAAAGGGGAAAAATAAAGGAATTCGCACAGGCAATCGGCGATCCCAATCCGATCTATTATGAATTAGATGCAGCTTTGGAACAAGGTTTTCAAGACATCCCTGTCCCGCCGACATTTGCGACAGTGATGGAAATGTGGGGAGGGCTTGATTTTGAACAATTGATTGAGCTTTTAGAAATGAATCCATTAAATGTGCTGCACGGAGAGCAAGAATACGAGTACTTCAGGACAATCTGTTCAGGAGAAGTCATTACTGGGCAGATGGTTGTAGCCAAGCATTTTCAAAAAGGGAAGATGGACTTTTTCAAGCTTGAAACACAGTTCAGAGATCAATATGGAGAAATCGTGCTCATCGCTCGTTCGACAGTTATCGAACGCCACTGA
- the pepF gene encoding oligoendopeptidase F, producing MEKTKQTRLNRSDVPLEQTWDLGDLFECNEDWSLEMESIPSDLASVTQYKGKLHLGADVLLKCLMAQEQIWKRLVKVVTYSNLRQAEDGTNPENQANSARVATLMSQVNAELSFASSEIISLPDGTIERYLKEEKELWPFKILLEEILDEKPHMLSPETEEALAALGHVHEAPYSIYQLGKLSDMQFDSIKDKNGNELPNSFSLYEDRYELSPDTELRRKAYASFTKTLKQYQNTFAATYATEVNKQVTLAKLRGYESAEHMLLKPQKVTMEMYHNQLDTILNELSPHMQRFALLKKEVLGLDTMKFCDLKAPLDPEFNPKTTYEEASEMILKSLEVMGPEYSAIMAKALSDRWIDISDNVGKSTGAFCSSPYDVHPYILITWTDTMRGAFVLAHELGHAGHFYLANKEQRLFNTRPSTYFVEAPSTMNEMLLSQHMLDETNDTRMENWIITQLLGTYYHNFVTHLLEGEFQRRIYRLAEEGKSLTAKVLCEQKADVLSSFWGDTVEIDEGASMTWMRQPHYYMGLYSYTYSAGLTASTAAAQLIKEEGQPAVDRWLDVLRAGGTKSPLELMKHAGVDMTSPQPIKKAVSYVGSLIDQLENNYH from the coding sequence ATGGAAAAGACAAAACAAACAAGGTTGAATAGAAGTGACGTTCCTCTTGAACAGACGTGGGATCTAGGTGACCTTTTCGAATGCAATGAGGACTGGTCCCTTGAAATGGAATCCATTCCAAGCGATCTTGCCTCAGTGACCCAGTACAAAGGAAAACTGCACCTTGGGGCAGATGTTCTATTAAAATGTCTAATGGCACAAGAACAAATTTGGAAACGTTTGGTCAAGGTCGTCACCTATTCGAATCTACGCCAGGCAGAGGATGGAACTAACCCAGAAAATCAGGCGAATTCTGCTCGAGTCGCCACTCTTATGTCGCAAGTGAACGCAGAGCTTTCCTTTGCATCTTCAGAAATCATCTCCCTGCCGGATGGAACGATTGAAAGATATTTAAAGGAAGAAAAAGAATTATGGCCATTTAAAATACTACTTGAGGAAATTCTTGATGAAAAACCGCATATGCTTTCTCCAGAAACGGAAGAAGCTCTGGCAGCTCTAGGGCATGTCCATGAAGCGCCATATTCCATTTATCAGCTCGGGAAGCTGTCTGATATGCAATTTGATTCGATTAAAGACAAGAATGGGAACGAGCTCCCGAATTCGTTCAGTCTATACGAAGACCGCTACGAACTTTCCCCGGATACAGAATTGCGAAGGAAAGCGTATGCTTCTTTTACAAAAACGCTTAAACAATATCAAAACACATTTGCTGCAACCTATGCCACAGAAGTGAATAAACAGGTCACACTCGCAAAGCTGAGAGGTTATGAATCGGCAGAACATATGCTATTGAAACCCCAAAAGGTTACGATGGAAATGTATCACAATCAACTGGATACCATCCTAAATGAACTTTCTCCACATATGCAGCGATTTGCGCTCTTGAAAAAGGAGGTGTTGGGCTTAGATACAATGAAATTCTGTGATCTGAAGGCACCGCTGGATCCTGAATTTAATCCTAAGACCACATATGAAGAAGCTTCTGAAATGATCCTGAAATCGCTTGAAGTGATGGGGCCTGAATATTCCGCCATCATGGCAAAAGCATTGTCAGATAGATGGATCGATATCTCAGACAATGTAGGAAAATCAACGGGCGCCTTCTGTTCAAGCCCATATGATGTCCATCCGTATATATTAATCACTTGGACAGACACGATGCGAGGCGCATTTGTCCTTGCTCACGAACTTGGCCACGCGGGGCATTTCTATTTGGCCAATAAAGAGCAAAGACTTTTCAATACACGTCCATCCACTTATTTTGTCGAAGCACCTTCCACAATGAATGAAATGCTTCTTTCTCAGCACATGTTGGATGAAACGAACGATACGAGGATGGAAAATTGGATCATTACGCAATTATTGGGTACGTACTATCATAATTTCGTCACTCATTTATTGGAGGGCGAATTCCAAAGAAGGATCTACCGCCTCGCCGAGGAAGGCAAATCACTGACAGCCAAAGTCCTCTGTGAACAAAAAGCCGATGTTCTAAGCTCATTTTGGGGAGATACGGTGGAAATCGATGAGGGTGCCAGTATGACATGGATGCGCCAGCCGCATTATTATATGGGGCTATATTCATACACGTATTCTGCTGGATTGACTGCATCGACGGCCGCTGCACAACTCATAAAAGAGGAAGGCCAACCTGCTGTGGATCGCTGGCTGGACGTATTAAGGGCGGGAGGAACCAAATCACCGCTTGAACTAATGAAGCATGCGGGAGTTGATATGACAAGTCCTCAACCAATCAAAAAAGCAGTTAGCTATGTCGGATCCTTGATAGATCAGCTCGAGAACAATTACCATTAA